One Actinomadura viridis genomic region harbors:
- a CDS encoding ABC transporter ATP-binding protein has product MTAFLSIRDVRKTYVGANRQRVVALADVDLDVAEGEVVALIGPSGCGKSTLLRMIAGLDADFEGKLAWTRRPRPGKDIGFVFQEPALLPWRSVERNVSLGLEAQRDRSAEGRTRVRDLLDLVGLSDFAQSFPKELSGGMRQRTAIARALAYDPQILLMDEPFGALDAITRDRLHDDLLRIWEATRKTIILVTHSVEEATYLADRVAVMSARPGRIKAVHRVPLDRDRSPATRRLPEFAEFAGMLRQELE; this is encoded by the coding sequence ATGACGGCCTTTCTCTCCATCCGGGACGTGCGCAAGACCTACGTCGGCGCCAACCGGCAGCGGGTCGTGGCGCTGGCCGACGTGGACCTCGACGTCGCCGAGGGCGAGGTCGTCGCGCTCATCGGCCCGTCCGGCTGCGGCAAGTCGACGCTGCTGCGGATGATCGCCGGCCTGGACGCGGACTTCGAGGGGAAGCTCGCCTGGACCAGGCGGCCCCGCCCGGGCAAGGACATCGGCTTCGTGTTCCAGGAGCCGGCGCTGCTGCCCTGGCGCTCGGTGGAACGCAACGTCTCCCTGGGCCTGGAGGCGCAGCGGGACAGGTCCGCCGAGGGGCGGACCCGGGTCCGGGACCTGCTCGACCTGGTCGGCCTGTCGGACTTCGCGCAGTCGTTCCCCAAGGAACTCTCCGGCGGAATGCGCCAGCGCACGGCGATCGCGCGGGCGCTCGCCTACGACCCGCAGATCCTGCTCATGGACGAGCCCTTCGGGGCGCTCGACGCCATCACCCGTGACCGGCTGCACGACGATCTGCTGCGCATCTGGGAGGCCACCCGGAAAACGATCATCCTGGTCACCCACAGCGTGGAGGAGGCCACCTATCTGGCGGACCGGGTGGCGGTGATGTCGGCGCGGCCGGGCCGCATCAAGGCCGTGCACCGGGTGCCGCTCGACCGGGACCGCAGCCCGGCGACCCGGCGGCTGCCGGAGTTCGCCGAGTTCGCCGGCATGCTCCGGCAGGAGCTGGAATGA
- a CDS encoding nucleoside phosphorylase, which translates to MARSARDPWRDGAAPHVPARLGTLPGVCLLPGDPARVDLAARVLADFEIRGQNREYRLGVGRLRGTPIAVCSTGIGGPSTEIAIVELARLGVTTVLRTGGMGALRERIAPGTVCAVTAAVPGGGAASWYAADTGSPTGTGTGGRTADAQVTRALHAQAASLGIGLTEVTVASADSYYLGQGRPLAGYEREAAERYSALRALGVDGVDMETETVLAVGRAMGLRAGALLVAHANRVTDGWLEDYEPAQLDMLRLAAHAARALADPVPASTPPAAGGRP; encoded by the coding sequence ATGGCCCGTAGCGCCCGGGACCCCTGGCGGGACGGCGCGGCCCCGCACGTCCCCGCCCGACTCGGCACGCTGCCCGGGGTCTGCCTGCTTCCGGGCGACCCGGCCCGGGTGGACCTCGCCGCCCGGGTGCTCGCGGACTTCGAGATCAGGGGCCAGAACCGTGAGTACCGGCTCGGCGTCGGCCGGCTGCGGGGCACCCCGATCGCGGTGTGCTCCACGGGCATCGGCGGGCCCTCGACCGAGATCGCGATCGTCGAGCTGGCCCGGCTGGGCGTGACGACCGTGCTGCGCACCGGCGGCATGGGCGCGCTGCGGGAGCGGATCGCGCCCGGAACGGTGTGCGCCGTCACCGCTGCCGTGCCTGGAGGCGGCGCCGCGTCCTGGTACGCAGCGGACACCGGCTCCCCTACCGGAACCGGCACCGGCGGTCGCACGGCCGACGCCCAGGTGACGCGTGCCCTCCACGCCCAGGCCGCCTCCCTGGGCATCGGCCTGACCGAGGTCACCGTCGCCTCGGCCGACTCGTACTACCTCGGCCAGGGCCGTCCCCTCGCCGGATACGAGCGGGAGGCGGCGGAACGGTACTCCGCGCTGCGGGCGCTCGGCGTCGACGGCGTCGACATGGAGACGGAGACCGTCCTGGCGGTGGGGCGGGCGATGGGGCTCCGGGCGGGCGCCCTGCTCGTGGCGCACGCCAACCGGGTCACCGACGGCTGGCTCGAGGACTACGAGCCCGCCCAGCTCGACATGCTGCGGCTCGCCGCGCACGCCGCGCGGGCCCTGGCGGACCCCGTCCCGGCGAGCACGCCCCCGGCCGCGGGGGGCCGCCCATGA
- a CDS encoding ABC transporter permease gives MTGDTVARERRSEAGPGGARDRERERRRTERRRDLARLGTRTLSAAAYVVVIVGAWSLYVRWADVPSYLLPAPGAVLSAIGSLVSDGQLWSNLTYTLRNIVLGFVGGSVIGVALGWALWSSRIVREVLNPYIVLLQAAPKIAVAPLLVLWFGLSLTSQFVLILLLVFFPMMAATMLGLRDVPADVASLGRLLNLSGRRYLLTIQIPAATPALLAGAKIAVIDAMTGAFLAEYLSAQRGLGYLMILGNTSNDTPMLIAAVLITVLVGLAGFGLVSLAERRLLRWDR, from the coding sequence ATGACCGGGGACACCGTGGCGCGCGAGCGCCGCTCCGAGGCGGGCCCCGGCGGCGCCCGCGACCGGGAGCGCGAACGTCGCCGCACCGAGCGGCGCCGCGACCTGGCACGGCTCGGCACCCGGACCCTCAGCGCCGCCGCCTACGTGGTGGTCATCGTCGGGGCCTGGAGCCTGTACGTCCGCTGGGCGGACGTGCCGAGCTACCTGCTGCCCGCGCCCGGCGCGGTGCTGTCGGCGATCGGGAGCCTGGTGAGCGACGGGCAACTGTGGTCCAACCTCACCTACACCCTGCGCAACATCGTCCTGGGGTTCGTGGGCGGTTCGGTCATCGGCGTCGCCCTCGGCTGGGCCCTGTGGTCGTCGCGGATCGTGCGGGAGGTGCTCAACCCCTACATCGTCCTGCTCCAGGCCGCCCCGAAGATCGCCGTCGCGCCGCTGCTGGTCCTGTGGTTCGGGCTGAGCCTCACGTCCCAGTTCGTCCTGATCCTGCTGCTGGTCTTCTTCCCGATGATGGCCGCGACGATGCTCGGCCTCCGGGACGTCCCGGCCGACGTCGCCTCCCTCGGCAGGCTCCTGAACCTGTCCGGCCGGCGCTACCTGCTCACGATCCAGATTCCGGCGGCGACACCGGCGCTCCTCGCCGGTGCCAAGATCGCGGTGATCGACGCCATGACCGGGGCCTTCCTCGCCGAGTACCTGTCCGCCCAGCGCGGCCTCGGCTACCTCATGATCCTCGGCAACACCTCCAACGACACCCCCATGCTCATCGCCGCCGTGCTCATCACCGTGCTGGTGGGCCTGGCCGGCTTCGGCCTCGTCTCGCTGGCCGAACGGCGCCTGCTGCGCTGGGACCGCTGA
- a CDS encoding dihydroorotate dehydrogenase: MTAAARHVHGGSGSPSGDRDRDARERFFAAKGAGGGADLSVSLGGLRLSNPVMPASGCFGPELAPLLPMGELGAVVTKTVFALRRGGNAAHRLTETPMGMINSVGIPSPGTRGFVQDVLPRYRATGRPVVVSVGGLRIDEYLRVADELAGVGCAAFEVNVSCPNLEHGGIEIGASPEAVHRVTDGVRRRLGDVPVWVKLTPMAPDIAAVADAAQSAGARALTVANSFPGMVVSSGDGTPVLGNGVGGVSGPAIKPLVLRLVWLVARSVSIPVIGCGGIGSAQDVLDHLRVGATAVQVGTATFARPQVMAEIVRELEALCARAGVATLQGLVHAGRHADAVSGPAGTPDEARARRDDMPTRQASPRERMAEHAGSHSRPTSDQDVVDEPAGDDLAAAP; encoded by the coding sequence ATGACCGCGGCGGCGCGGCACGTCCACGGCGGCTCCGGCTCCCCCTCCGGCGACCGGGACCGGGACGCCCGCGAACGCTTCTTCGCGGCGAAAGGCGCCGGCGGCGGCGCGGACCTCTCGGTGTCCCTGGGCGGGCTGCGCCTGTCCAACCCGGTGATGCCGGCCTCCGGATGCTTCGGGCCGGAACTGGCACCGCTGCTGCCCATGGGTGAGCTCGGCGCCGTCGTCACCAAGACCGTGTTCGCCCTGCGGCGCGGCGGGAACGCCGCGCACCGGCTGACCGAGACACCGATGGGGATGATCAACAGTGTCGGCATCCCCAGTCCCGGGACGCGCGGCTTCGTCCAGGACGTACTGCCGCGTTACCGGGCCACCGGACGGCCGGTCGTGGTCAGTGTCGGCGGCCTGCGGATCGACGAGTACCTGCGGGTGGCCGACGAGCTGGCCGGAGTCGGCTGCGCGGCCTTCGAGGTCAACGTCTCCTGCCCCAACCTGGAACACGGGGGCATCGAGATCGGCGCGAGCCCCGAGGCCGTCCACCGCGTCACCGACGGCGTCCGGCGCCGTCTCGGCGACGTGCCGGTCTGGGTGAAGCTGACCCCGATGGCCCCCGACATCGCCGCGGTCGCCGACGCCGCGCAGAGCGCGGGCGCCCGGGCGCTGACCGTCGCGAACTCCTTCCCCGGCATGGTGGTCTCCTCCGGCGACGGGACGCCCGTGCTCGGCAACGGCGTGGGCGGCGTGTCCGGACCGGCGATCAAACCCCTGGTGCTGCGGCTGGTCTGGCTGGTCGCGCGTTCGGTCTCCATCCCGGTCATCGGGTGCGGCGGCATCGGGTCCGCCCAGGACGTCCTGGACCATCTGCGCGTCGGCGCGACCGCCGTCCAGGTCGGCACCGCGACCTTCGCGCGCCCCCAGGTCATGGCCGAGATCGTCCGTGAGCTGGAGGCCCTGTGCGCGCGGGCCGGGGTGGCTACGCTTCAGGGGCTGGTCCACGCCGGCCGCCACGCCGACGCCGTTTCGGGACCCGCCGGGACGCCGGACGAGGCGCGCGCCCGGCGGGACGACATGCCAACGAGACAAGCGTCTCCGCGTGAACGGATGGCTGAGCATGCAGGTTCTCACTCGCGCCCTACGAGTGATCAAGACGTTGTCGACGAGCCAGCAGGGGATGACCTTGCAGCAGCTCCATGA